The following proteins come from a genomic window of Triticum aestivum cultivar Chinese Spring chromosome 6A, IWGSC CS RefSeq v2.1, whole genome shotgun sequence:
- the LOC123132563 gene encoding cyclin-dependent kinase 11B isoform X2, with protein sequence MWTFLWIQLRFEEANRNKMFCICSVYCCCIQIPSWTESAGGGATEVRLYKRSSYGSALIQIAALAPVAPPRAVEGGSDDPDQEFAGEPALYLAVVQDGHTIDIARLLFHGGEPALEVDMAEDYYAAAEFSSSEGDQSLPLDDYGMVKSSSSEDDWALPSLGGAMSFLGRLGCKEYSGIGDGDWDWDRDEDDEDEDEDMDADEEKDETGNVDGVDVDVAVSGGYDSGGDCKEGDGEEEEHGDTHQDTIKLRVWPAQKHLLLKFFSGKQWKLTKAYRIIWLNRDELEELCKFSFKIDATAPDPFSTSSVFRNVNSSIDFETNNVPSAIFDDFVAFLKPSINTFKVCKELGEGNDCKIFKCLVSGSKCAVKCIPLHPSCIEEPREVNIISSLRNGRIMMLYQSWIEPWNYKRHPRQEDYLFLHLELCSSTLANALLPEKFDTIPDRWKLFEEIVRGVETLHNEFIVHRDLKPDNIFPGHDHEVRIGDFGDACCGQDEFGKYGGTPNCGTKSYLAPELDSGEKITEKVCV encoded by the exons ATGTGGACATTCCTATGGATTCAACTAAG ATTTGAGGAAGCGAACAGAAATAAGATGTTCTGTATCTGCTCAGTATATTGTTGTTGCATACAGATTCCTTCGTGGACAGAGTCAGCAGGCGGCGGGGCAACCGAAGTTCGTCTCTACAAGAGATCATCCTATGGATCGGCGCTGATTCAAATAGCAGCTCTTGCCCCTGTTGCACCACCCCGAGCTGTGGAGGGCGGCTCCGATGACCCCGACCAAGAGTTCGCCGGCGAGCCTGCTTTGTATCTGGCAGTGGTCCAAGACGGCCACACCATCGACATCGCGCGGCTGCTATTCCACGGCGGCGAGCCTGCGCTGGAAGTGGACATGGCCGAGGACTACTATGCAGCGGCGGAATTCAGTTCCAGCGAAGGCGACCAGTCCCTCCCCCTCGACGACTATGGGATGGTGAAATCCAGCTCCAGCGAAGATGACTGGGCCCTCCCATCACTAGGTGGTGCTATGTCCTTTTTGGGAAGGCTGGGGTGCAAGGAGTACTCGGGGATTGGGGATGGGGACTGGGACTGGGACAgggatgaggatgatgaggatgaggacgaggataTGGATGCGGATGAGGAAAAGGATGAGACTGGGAATGTGGATGGGGTGGATGTGGATGTAGCAGTTTCTGGAGGTTATGATAGTGGAGGTGATTGCAAGGAGggtgatggagaggaggaggaacaTGGGGATACTCACCAAGATACAATTAAGCTTCGAGTTTGGCCAGCACAGAAGCACCTGCTGCTTAAATTTTTTA GTGGCAAGCAATGGAAATTAACAAAAGCCTATCGTATAATCTGGCTAAACCGTGATGAACTGGAAGAGCTCTGCAAATTCTCTTTCAAAATTGATGCTACTGCTCCTGATCCTTTTTCTACAAGCAGC GTTTTCAGAAATGTGAACAGTTCAATTGATTTTGAAACGAACAAT GTTCCTTctgcaatttttgatgattttgtaGCTTTTTTGAAACCGTCAATCAACACTTTCAAAGTCTGTAAAGAACTTG GCGAAGGCAATGATTGCAAGATTTTTAAGTGCCTTGTTTCGGGTAGTAAATGTGCTGTTAAGTGTATCCCTTTGCATCCATCTTGCATCGAAGAGCCTAG GGAGGTTAATATCATTTCAAGTTTAAGGAATGGGCGCATTATGATGCTTTATCAG TCCTGGATAGAGCCATGGAACTACAAAAGGCATCCTCGACAAGAAGATTACCTGTTTCTCCATCTAGAGCTCTGCTCAAG cacattggcgaatgcacttttgCCTGAAAAGTTTGACACAATTCCGGATAGGTGGAAACTTTTCGAAGAGATAGTAAGAGGTGTCGAAACACTGCATAATGAATTTATTGTGCACCGGGATCTCAAGCCAGATAACATATTTCCTGGCCATGATCATGAAGTCCGAATTGGAGACTTCGGAGATGCCTGTTGTGGCCAAGATGAATTCGGAAAATATGGTGGTACGCCTAACTGCGGGACAAAAAGTTATTTGGCGCCAGAGCTAGACAGTGGTGAGAAGATAACCGAGAAGGTATGTGTTTGA